A window of Prolixibacter sp. SD074 contains these coding sequences:
- a CDS encoding NADH:ubiquinone reductase (Na(+)-transporting) subunit B, translated as MKAIRNLFDKAKPHFEKGGKFHMFKSVFGGFETFLFVPNHTNKNGTHIRDYVDLKRTMVIVVVALIPALLFGMYNIGYQHNLAVGETADFWQAFFYGFIRVLPIIVVSYVTGLGIEFATAQMRGHEINEGFLVSGMLIPLVMPINTPLWMIAVATAFAVVFGKEVFGGTGMNILNPALTARAFLFFAYPSFMSGDSVWTRIGAGNHAVDGFSGATAMAQAAQGHPITYSVSDMFFGFIPGSIGETSTLAILIGAAILLWTGVGSWKIMLSAVVGGTVMGLLLNIFAVNDYMAVPFWEHFIMGGFAFGVVFMATDPVSAAQTPKGKWIYGFLIGFLAILIRVVNPAYPEGMMLAILLMNVFAPLIDHYVVEGNIKRRMKRATVKA; from the coding sequence ATGAAAGCAATTAGAAATTTGTTCGATAAAGCAAAGCCCCATTTTGAAAAGGGTGGTAAATTTCACATGTTCAAATCGGTCTTTGGTGGATTCGAGACATTTTTGTTTGTCCCGAACCATACGAATAAGAACGGAACACACATCCGTGATTATGTTGACCTGAAGAGGACCATGGTGATTGTTGTTGTTGCCCTGATTCCCGCTTTGCTTTTCGGCATGTATAACATAGGTTATCAACACAATCTGGCTGTAGGAGAAACTGCTGATTTCTGGCAGGCCTTCTTTTATGGTTTTATTCGTGTTTTACCAATAATAGTCGTTTCGTACGTAACCGGATTAGGAATTGAGTTTGCCACGGCGCAGATGCGCGGGCACGAGATTAACGAAGGATTCCTGGTATCAGGTATGCTGATTCCGCTGGTAATGCCAATCAACACGCCACTGTGGATGATTGCTGTTGCTACAGCTTTTGCCGTCGTCTTCGGTAAAGAGGTATTTGGGGGAACAGGTATGAATATCCTGAACCCGGCACTTACAGCACGTGCATTCCTCTTCTTTGCCTATCCGTCCTTTATGTCTGGTGATTCAGTCTGGACCCGAATCGGGGCCGGCAATCATGCGGTCGATGGTTTTTCCGGTGCTACCGCAATGGCACAGGCAGCTCAGGGACACCCCATCACTTATTCAGTTTCCGATATGTTCTTCGGTTTTATACCCGGTTCCATTGGTGAAACGTCAACACTCGCCATTCTGATTGGCGCTGCTATTTTGCTTTGGACCGGAGTTGGAAGCTGGAAAATCATGCTCTCAGCTGTAGTGGGTGGAACCGTTATGGGGCTTCTGCTGAATATTTTTGCTGTGAATGATTATATGGCCGTTCCGTTTTGGGAACATTTCATCATGGGTGGTTTTGCCTTTGGTGTGGTATTTATGGCCACCGACCCGGTGTCTGCTGCACAAACGCCAAAAGGAAAATGGATTTACGGTTTCCTTATCGGATTCCTGGCCATCCTTATCCGGGTTGTCAATCCGGCTTATCCTGAAGGTATGATGCTTGCCATCCTGCTGATGAACGTATTTGCCCCGCTGATTGACCACTATGTGGTAGAGGGCAATATTAAACGGAGAATGAAACGCGCAACTGTTAAAGCCTAA
- the pruA gene encoding L-glutamate gamma-semialdehyde dehydrogenase yields MPKGFFNIPEVKNEPVLSYAPGTPERKELQEKIKELRAMTVSLPMIIGGKEVTTDKKIEMRPPHDLDHLLGHYYQGDASHVSQAIDAALEAREKWSRISWQHRASIFLKAADLLTGPYRSKINAATMLGQSKNAFQSEIDAACELADFYRYGVKCMVDIYEMQPESSKGTWNYAAYRPLEGFVFALTPFNFTSIAGNLPVAPALMGNTVVWKPSKTAVYSAAVIMEVLREAGVPDGVINLVHVSGPTAADVVFNHPDFAGIHFTGSTEVFQNIWKTIGENIHKYKTYPRIVGETGGKDFIFADNTADIRALATAFVRGAFEYQGQKCSAASRVYIPKSIWPKTWEAIEAQLKTVKMGGPEDFTNFVNAVIDESSFDKLKGFIDNAQKDADAEVISGGKCDKSKGYFIEPTVILAKKPDYITMQEELFGPVVTVYVYEDDKLDETLSILDNTSMYALTGAVFSQDRYSIEKIMDRLENAAGNFYINDKPTGAVVGQQPFGGARGSGTNDKAGSVFNFIRWVSMRAVKENFVPPHNYMYPNFLPDKK; encoded by the coding sequence ATGCCCAAAGGATTCTTTAATATTCCTGAAGTAAAAAATGAACCGGTATTGAGCTACGCTCCAGGTACACCGGAACGTAAGGAATTACAGGAAAAAATCAAAGAACTGCGCGCAATGACAGTTAGCCTCCCAATGATTATCGGAGGAAAAGAAGTGACAACGGACAAGAAGATTGAGATGCGTCCTCCGCACGATCTGGATCACCTGCTGGGGCACTATTACCAGGGTGATGCTTCGCATGTCAGCCAGGCAATCGACGCTGCCCTTGAGGCCCGTGAAAAGTGGTCCAGGATATCATGGCAACACCGCGCATCCATTTTCCTGAAAGCAGCCGATTTGTTGACCGGGCCGTATCGCTCGAAAATCAATGCTGCTACCATGCTGGGACAGTCGAAAAATGCGTTCCAGTCTGAAATTGACGCAGCTTGCGAATTGGCCGACTTCTACCGCTACGGGGTGAAGTGCATGGTTGACATCTACGAAATGCAACCAGAATCATCCAAAGGGACCTGGAACTATGCGGCTTACCGTCCGCTTGAAGGTTTCGTCTTTGCACTAACCCCTTTCAACTTCACGTCAATCGCTGGTAACCTTCCGGTTGCTCCTGCCCTGATGGGGAATACCGTTGTTTGGAAACCATCGAAAACCGCTGTATATTCTGCAGCCGTTATCATGGAAGTACTGCGCGAAGCAGGTGTACCGGACGGGGTAATTAACCTGGTCCATGTTTCAGGACCAACCGCAGCCGATGTGGTATTTAATCACCCAGACTTTGCCGGAATCCACTTCACCGGTTCAACCGAAGTCTTCCAGAACATCTGGAAAACCATTGGTGAGAATATTCACAAATACAAAACATATCCGCGTATTGTTGGCGAAACCGGTGGAAAAGACTTCATCTTTGCTGACAATACCGCTGACATTCGGGCATTGGCTACCGCCTTTGTTCGTGGGGCGTTCGAATACCAGGGGCAAAAATGTTCTGCAGCTTCCCGCGTATACATTCCGAAGAGCATTTGGCCAAAAACATGGGAAGCTATCGAAGCCCAGCTTAAGACCGTTAAAATGGGTGGCCCGGAAGACTTTACCAACTTCGTTAACGCGGTTATCGACGAATCTTCTTTCGATAAACTGAAAGGTTTCATCGACAACGCACAAAAAGATGCAGACGCTGAAGTAATCTCCGGGGGAAAATGCGACAAGAGCAAAGGTTACTTTATCGAGCCTACAGTTATCCTGGCAAAGAAACCTGATTATATCACCATGCAGGAAGAACTGTTTGGACCTGTAGTAACTGTTTACGTTTACGAAGACGACAAGCTTGACGAAACGCTGTCCATTCTGGATAATACCTCAATGTACGCATTGACAGGAGCTGTTTTCTCCCAGGACCGCTACAGCATTGAGAAGATTATGGACCGACTGGAAAATGCAGCCGGGAACTTCTACATCAACGATAAGCCGACCGGAGCCGTTGTTGGTCAGCAACCATTCGGCGGTGCCCGTGGCTCGGGAACCAACGACAAAGCCGGTTCAGTTTTCAATTTTATTCGTTGGGTATCGATGCGGGCAGTTAAAGAGAACTTTGTTCCGCCGCACAACTACATGTATCCAAATTTCCTCCCCGATAAGAAGTAA
- a CDS encoding DUF5103 domain-containing protein, whose product MAPLFCWPTASAKNAQGNDNPDDENLLSNHVYNDNIHTVQLYREGWEFSQPVLILGSGQHLVLKFDDLSSEAHTYSYTIKHCTTDWTPSNLIESEYLDGFFENSIDDYEYSVNTTIPYVNYLLRIPNDDVKLKLSGNYVLTVWRDYSHTKPLLSRRFFVVGQKVSVTGRVKAATYDSYKGPNQEVDFEIQHPDFSIQNPRNEVKVLLMQNGRWDNAKTDLLPQFIRENSLTYDYSGENVFPGGNEFRNFDMKSLRVNGKGIAGIQYLSPLYHVTLYADKDRHGQDYHFENDLNGHYLVKRDNVTDSNVESDYAMVHFSLDIQAPLTEGNIYVFGELSDWQCSPSNQMVYSIERKQYELALLLKQGFYDYEYAYVRNDDGKINTSLLEGSHVETENNYQIFVYYRGISSRYDQLIGYQVINSANE is encoded by the coding sequence ATGGCCCCTCTCTTCTGTTGGCCAACCGCTTCAGCAAAAAACGCACAGGGAAACGATAATCCCGACGACGAAAACCTCCTGAGCAATCATGTATACAACGATAATATACATACTGTTCAGTTATACAGAGAAGGATGGGAATTTTCGCAGCCCGTGCTCATTTTGGGTTCCGGCCAACATCTGGTCCTCAAATTCGATGATCTTTCCAGCGAAGCCCATACGTACAGTTACACCATCAAACATTGTACGACCGACTGGACTCCTTCCAATCTGATTGAATCGGAATACCTCGATGGCTTTTTTGAGAATTCCATCGATGATTATGAATATTCGGTCAATACCACGATCCCATATGTCAACTATCTGCTTCGTATTCCGAACGACGATGTCAAGCTAAAGCTTTCCGGGAATTATGTTCTAACTGTTTGGCGCGACTACAGTCATACCAAGCCGCTACTCTCCCGGCGCTTTTTCGTTGTAGGCCAGAAAGTAAGTGTGACAGGAAGAGTAAAAGCGGCCACTTACGATAGTTATAAAGGCCCGAATCAGGAAGTAGATTTTGAAATACAGCATCCCGATTTTTCCATTCAAAATCCACGAAACGAAGTCAAAGTGTTGCTGATGCAAAACGGACGATGGGACAATGCCAAAACGGATTTACTTCCTCAGTTTATCCGTGAAAATTCATTGACATATGACTACAGCGGGGAGAATGTATTCCCGGGAGGAAATGAATTCAGGAACTTCGACATGAAGAGCCTAAGAGTGAATGGCAAAGGGATAGCCGGCATCCAATATTTATCGCCGTTATATCATGTTACTTTGTACGCCGATAAAGACCGGCACGGACAGGATTACCATTTCGAAAACGATTTGAATGGACATTACCTGGTCAAAAGGGATAATGTAACCGACAGTAATGTGGAATCCGATTATGCAATGGTTCACTTTTCACTTGATATACAGGCGCCACTCACCGAAGGAAATATTTATGTCTTTGGGGAATTATCTGATTGGCAGTGTTCTCCGTCCAATCAGATGGTTTACAGCATCGAGCGCAAGCAATATGAGCTGGCGCTTTTGCTGAAACAGGGTTTCTATGACTATGAATACGCCTATGTCCGTAATGATGACGGGAAAATCAATACCTCGCTGTTGGAGGGAAGCCATGTAGAAACCGAAAACAACTACCAGATTTTTGTGTATTACCGGGGTATCAGTTCACGCTACGACCAATTAATCGGATACCAGGTTATCAATTCTGCAAACGAATAA
- a CDS encoding PAS domain-containing sensor histidine kinase, which produces MFEKLLNFIGKAYPSATHGDLRKIRTLFFFYLAAIILTSWWIIFDSFNFPTRNNYQGELSLFGMAILGYYFVIKGQRSAAVGLIHLLPFPIYFLFISSEYAMLPPEQSIPLTLSVLIFGLFFLLIFAKQQVQFTIYFVISFTTLFLHTWWVKDHGYILSFFWPDHNPYINPLFIYLVVWLLSYVIFSFNRRALEESSDRLVFQQRRVGGILLQIPDGILHMSYIRDEQGQKTELLMLHINPAFEEMFGIKNSEVRGRPASSIFQKIFRDKVDWQKIFLTGRKSKHEIYVPHMEKWYEIYLLHLGTEELIGVFRDVTAAKKALDDLSSSRHRYKLLLETIPDIFFVIDKDGTYIDYVAKEEEGIDIAPDDIIGSSIFEVGFSERMVRQVFHSIQTVIKFDAIETIEYALDIPGRGTCLFEMRMVKLSDVAVMAVSRDITKRKIAEQRIEEARKKAEEADRLKSAFLQNISHEVRTPMNAILGFSNMLIAEEVPKAERDKYLQLITKNGQTLLHLINDMIKLAQIESGQIEVKKQFFSVNNLMVDLHRQFIYEKEQRGRKHLRLNISTGNDNPQFSIYSDGNKIRDIMENLLDNAVKFTHEGEIEFGYRMLEENNIEFFVRDTGIGIPVDMHKDIFRRFYQLDSSLTREYGGTGIGLSVAQDFVDKLGSRLQVTSESGKGARFFFVIPVEAGNGFLRVV; this is translated from the coding sequence ATGTTTGAAAAATTACTAAATTTTATTGGAAAAGCGTATCCTTCAGCAACTCACGGAGACCTGAGGAAAATCCGGACGCTTTTCTTCTTTTATCTTGCCGCCATCATTCTTACATCGTGGTGGATTATATTTGATTCATTCAATTTTCCAACGCGTAATAACTATCAGGGAGAGTTAAGTCTTTTTGGAATGGCCATTCTTGGCTATTACTTTGTTATTAAAGGGCAGCGAAGTGCAGCTGTTGGGCTCATTCATCTTTTGCCATTTCCAATCTATTTTCTTTTCATTTCTTCGGAATATGCGATGCTGCCACCCGAACAATCAATTCCGCTTACATTAAGTGTGTTGATTTTTGGGTTATTCTTTTTGCTCATTTTTGCCAAACAACAGGTCCAGTTTACCATCTATTTTGTGATTTCATTTACCACGTTGTTTCTTCATACCTGGTGGGTAAAAGATCACGGATATATTTTGTCTTTTTTCTGGCCCGACCATAATCCTTATATTAATCCGCTGTTTATTTATCTGGTCGTTTGGTTGCTCTCGTATGTCATTTTTTCATTTAACCGGCGGGCATTGGAGGAATCATCCGATCGGCTCGTTTTTCAGCAACGCAGAGTTGGCGGTATTTTGCTTCAAATTCCGGACGGAATTTTGCATATGTCCTACATCCGTGACGAGCAGGGACAGAAGACAGAACTACTTATGTTGCACATTAATCCTGCATTCGAGGAAATGTTTGGAATAAAAAACAGCGAGGTTCGTGGCCGTCCTGCATCGTCCATTTTTCAGAAGATTTTTAGGGATAAAGTCGACTGGCAGAAAATTTTTCTAACCGGGAGAAAAAGTAAACACGAAATTTATGTGCCGCACATGGAGAAGTGGTATGAAATTTATCTTCTTCATCTAGGCACGGAAGAATTGATTGGTGTGTTTCGTGATGTGACAGCAGCGAAAAAAGCGCTGGATGATTTGTCTTCCAGTCGTCATCGGTATAAGTTGCTATTGGAAACCATTCCCGATATTTTCTTTGTTATCGATAAGGACGGGACCTACATCGATTATGTAGCGAAAGAAGAGGAAGGAATCGATATTGCGCCTGACGATATTATTGGAAGTTCTATTTTCGAAGTGGGATTTTCGGAACGCATGGTACGGCAGGTTTTCCATTCTATCCAGACGGTTATCAAATTCGATGCGATTGAAACCATTGAGTATGCACTCGATATTCCCGGTAGGGGAACTTGCTTGTTTGAAATGCGTATGGTGAAATTATCTGACGTGGCTGTGATGGCTGTGTCGCGTGATATCACCAAAAGGAAAATTGCCGAGCAACGGATCGAGGAAGCGAGGAAAAAGGCAGAAGAAGCCGATCGGTTGAAGTCAGCTTTCCTGCAGAATATTTCGCATGAAGTGCGTACGCCGATGAATGCTATTCTTGGTTTCTCCAATATGTTGATTGCTGAGGAAGTGCCAAAAGCAGAACGTGATAAGTATCTTCAGTTGATAACCAAAAACGGACAAACGCTGCTGCACCTGATAAACGACATGATTAAGCTGGCCCAGATTGAAAGCGGTCAGATTGAAGTTAAAAAGCAATTCTTTTCCGTCAATAACCTGATGGTGGATTTGCACCGTCAGTTTATTTACGAAAAAGAGCAACGTGGAAGAAAGCATCTGCGGCTTAATATCTCTACGGGCAATGATAATCCACAATTTTCCATCTATTCCGATGGCAATAAAATCAGGGATATCATGGAAAATTTGTTGGATAACGCAGTGAAATTTACCCATGAAGGGGAAATTGAATTTGGATATCGCATGCTGGAGGAGAACAATATTGAATTTTTTGTACGCGATACCGGTATTGGAATTCCGGTAGATATGCACAAGGACATTTTCCGGCGTTTTTATCAGCTTGACAGTAGCCTGACGCGTGAGTATGGTGGAACAGGGATTGGCTTGTCCGTTGCTCAGGATTTTGTCGATAAACTGGGTTCTCGTTTACAAGTCACTTCCGAATCAGGAAAAGGTGCCCGATTTTTCTTTGTGATACCAGTTGAAGCCGGTAACGGATTTCTGAGAGTCGTATAG
- the nqrC gene encoding NADH:ubiquinone reductase (Na(+)-transporting) subunit C, whose protein sequence is MDKNGNAYTFIYASVMVVLVAAVLSFAAMKLKTPQDRNVEIEKQQSILKSLNIVVGADKAEQVYKKTITDSYIVNTKGDKVNGDAFTVNLKEEHAKPVDEQKLPVYVADLGDQGKKYIIPVRGTGLWGPIWGYLAFDSDLSTIYGATFDNEGETPGLGAQISTEGFQKQFAGKSIFNSEGKFVSIFVAKASEKGKANPKHSVDAISGGTITSKGLQKMLQDDLSKYTEFFKKLR, encoded by the coding sequence ATGGATAAGAACGGAAACGCTTACACATTCATATATGCCTCGGTAATGGTTGTTCTGGTAGCTGCGGTTCTGTCGTTTGCTGCCATGAAACTGAAAACACCGCAGGATAGAAATGTGGAGATAGAAAAACAACAAAGTATACTCAAGTCGTTAAATATTGTAGTCGGCGCGGATAAGGCAGAGCAGGTCTACAAAAAGACAATTACCGACTCGTACATTGTTAATACAAAAGGTGACAAGGTAAATGGCGATGCCTTTACCGTTAACCTGAAAGAGGAGCATGCCAAGCCGGTTGACGAGCAGAAATTGCCTGTTTACGTTGCCGATTTGGGCGATCAGGGTAAGAAATACATTATACCCGTAAGGGGAACCGGTTTGTGGGGACCTATTTGGGGATATCTGGCCTTCGATAGCGACCTGAGTACCATCTACGGAGCAACCTTCGATAATGAAGGCGAAACTCCCGGACTTGGTGCGCAGATTTCGACCGAAGGATTTCAGAAGCAATTTGCAGGCAAATCCATCTTCAATTCCGAAGGTAAATTTGTTTCCATCTTCGTGGCCAAGGCGAGTGAAAAAGGGAAAGCGAATCCCAAGCATAGTGTTGATGCCATCTCTGGCGGGACAATTACCAGTAAAGGATTGCAAAAAATGCTTCAGGATGACTTGAGCAAATACACCGAATTCTTTAAAAAATTAAGATAA
- a CDS encoding NADH:ubiquinone reductase (Na(+)-transporting) subunit D: protein MSDKEPLFSKKNLSLLTDPLNSKNPITVQVLGICSALAVTAQLKPAVVMSLAVIVVTAFSNFTISLLRNGIPNRIRIIVQLVVIASLVILVDQLLKAYVYDVSKQLSVFVGLIITNCIIMGRLEAFALGNKPIPAFLDGIGNGAGYGLILVIVAFFRELLGSGSIWGYHVIPASWYIDNGGWYSNNGMMILPPMALVTVGVIIWVQRSKNRDLIED from the coding sequence ATGAGCGACAAGGAACCTTTATTCTCTAAAAAGAACCTGAGCTTGCTAACTGATCCGCTGAACAGCAAAAATCCGATTACCGTTCAGGTTTTGGGTATTTGTTCAGCATTGGCAGTTACCGCTCAGTTGAAACCGGCAGTGGTAATGTCGCTGGCTGTAATTGTGGTTACGGCATTTTCCAATTTTACGATTTCACTGCTTCGGAACGGTATTCCTAATCGTATCCGAATCATCGTTCAGTTGGTTGTGATCGCGTCATTGGTAATTTTGGTCGACCAGCTGCTGAAAGCCTATGTTTACGATGTAAGTAAGCAGCTCTCTGTGTTCGTCGGCCTGATTATAACAAACTGTATCATCATGGGACGTTTGGAAGCTTTTGCCCTTGGGAACAAGCCAATCCCTGCCTTCCTCGATGGTATTGGTAATGGTGCGGGTTACGGACTAATCCTGGTTATCGTTGCTTTCTTTCGGGAGCTGCTCGGTTCGGGAAGCATCTGGGGATATCATGTAATCCCGGCCAGCTGGTACATCGACAACGGAGGATGGTACTCGAACAACGGTATGATGATTCTGCCTCCAATGGCCTTGGTTACTGTAGGCGTTATCATCTGGGTACAGCGCAGTAAAAACCGCGATTTGATCGAGGACTAA
- the nqrE gene encoding NADH:ubiquinone reductase (Na(+)-transporting) subunit E has product MENYINLFVRSIFVDNMVFAYFLGMCSFLAVSKSVKTATGLGLAVIFVLGITVPVDYLLENYVLKEGALTWLSKDFANVDLDFLSFIMFIAVIASMVQLVEMVVEKYAPALYTSLGIFLPLIAVNCAILGGSLFMQQRQFVNIGEATSYGLGSGVGWFLAIVAIAAIREKIQYSNVPAPLRGLGITFIITGLMGIAFMGFIGIKL; this is encoded by the coding sequence ATGGAAAATTATATAAACCTGTTTGTCAGATCCATCTTTGTGGACAACATGGTATTTGCCTACTTCCTGGGAATGTGTTCCTTTCTGGCGGTATCAAAATCGGTCAAAACCGCTACGGGACTTGGGCTTGCAGTCATATTTGTTTTGGGAATCACCGTACCGGTCGATTACCTGCTTGAAAACTATGTATTAAAAGAAGGTGCATTAACGTGGCTGAGCAAGGACTTTGCCAACGTTGATTTGGACTTCCTCAGCTTCATCATGTTCATCGCGGTTATCGCCTCAATGGTGCAATTGGTTGAGATGGTCGTTGAAAAATATGCACCTGCCCTGTACACTAGTCTGGGAATTTTTCTTCCCCTGATTGCGGTAAACTGTGCGATTCTGGGAGGATCGCTCTTCATGCAACAGCGTCAGTTTGTTAACATCGGCGAGGCAACGTCTTACGGTCTGGGGTCCGGCGTGGGTTGGTTCCTGGCGATTGTGGCTATTGCGGCTATCCGCGAAAAGATCCAGTACTCCAATGTACCGGCCCCGCTTCGCGGCTTGGGCATCACCTTCATCATCACTGGTCTGATGGGGATTGCATTTATGGGCTTTATAGGTATTAAGTTGTAA
- a CDS encoding Na(+)-translocating NADH-quinone reductase subunit A — MSNVIKLKRGLDIQLKGRAGQILEQMNRPDTFAIKPTDFHGLTPKLAAKEGDKVKAGSPLFFDKYQPDVKYVSPVSGEVVAINRGERRKILEVVVKADGENQSEEFRKANPADLSRDEVREELLRSGLWPTIRKRPYGIVAQPGENPRDIFISCFDSAPLAPDYDYVLSGEENAWQTGLDALGKLTDGKIYLGLPAEGANKVFANSKGVEINRFQGPHPAGNVGIQLYHVAPLAKGDVVWTILPQDVVAIGKLFEKGIYDPSRILAFVGSEVKEPRYYRTWVGANLAGLFEGRLTNEHVRYISGNVLTGTRIEPDGFLGFYDSMVTVIPEGDYYEAFGWALPGFNKFSPSHTFFTWLGSKKKKYRLDTNKHGEERAFVISGEYEKVLPMDILPVYLLKAILANDIDKMEKLGIYDVVEEDMALCEYICTSKIQVQSILKKGIDSMIKELG, encoded by the coding sequence ATGTCAAACGTTATAAAGCTCAAGAGAGGTTTAGATATTCAGCTGAAGGGTAGGGCCGGGCAGATCCTGGAACAAATGAATCGTCCCGATACTTTCGCCATTAAACCTACCGACTTTCATGGGCTTACCCCGAAACTTGCAGCAAAAGAGGGAGATAAGGTGAAAGCCGGTTCTCCGCTGTTTTTCGACAAGTATCAGCCGGATGTCAAGTATGTTTCTCCGGTAAGTGGCGAGGTGGTTGCCATAAACAGGGGTGAGCGTCGCAAGATTTTAGAGGTGGTTGTGAAGGCAGATGGTGAAAACCAGTCTGAGGAATTCAGGAAGGCCAACCCGGCTGATTTAAGCCGCGACGAGGTTCGTGAGGAATTGCTCCGGTCAGGTTTATGGCCAACAATCCGGAAACGGCCTTATGGCATAGTGGCCCAACCGGGTGAGAATCCCAGGGATATCTTCATTTCGTGTTTCGACAGTGCCCCTCTGGCCCCCGATTATGATTATGTCCTAAGCGGTGAAGAAAACGCCTGGCAGACTGGTCTTGATGCACTGGGCAAGTTGACCGATGGTAAGATCTATCTCGGTTTGCCGGCTGAAGGTGCCAACAAGGTTTTCGCCAATTCAAAAGGTGTTGAAATCAACCGTTTCCAGGGGCCACATCCTGCCGGAAACGTCGGTATCCAGTTGTATCATGTAGCGCCGCTTGCTAAGGGCGATGTGGTGTGGACCATACTGCCACAGGATGTTGTTGCCATTGGTAAGCTGTTTGAAAAAGGCATTTACGACCCGTCCCGTATCCTTGCTTTTGTGGGCTCTGAGGTGAAAGAACCACGCTATTACCGAACGTGGGTTGGAGCCAATCTGGCCGGCTTGTTCGAAGGCCGGTTGACCAATGAGCATGTTCGTTATATTAGCGGCAACGTGCTGACCGGTACCCGAATTGAACCGGACGGATTTTTAGGATTTTACGATTCGATGGTTACGGTTATCCCCGAAGGCGACTATTACGAAGCCTTTGGCTGGGCCCTTCCCGGATTTAATAAGTTTAGTCCGTCTCATACCTTCTTCACATGGTTAGGTTCGAAGAAGAAGAAATATCGTCTGGATACCAATAAACACGGAGAAGAACGTGCATTTGTTATTTCGGGTGAATACGAAAAAGTATTACCGATGGATATTCTTCCTGTATACTTGTTGAAAGCCATTTTGGCCAACGATATCGACAAGATGGAGAAACTGGGTATCTATGATGTTGTGGAAGAAGATATGGCGCTTTGCGAGTATATATGTACCTCGAAAATTCAGGTGCAGAGTATCTTGAAAAAAGGTATTGACTCCATGATCAAAGAGTTAGGCTAA